From a region of the Brachionichthys hirsutus isolate HB-005 chromosome 9, CSIRO-AGI_Bhir_v1, whole genome shotgun sequence genome:
- the LOC137899534 gene encoding L-selectin-like: MSRSAVKSSGSSLVLTATSWTYHHTSKTMNWTLARQWCQTSFTDMVVIQNQEENDYLVSKLPIRNRSPYYWIGITKKHKNETWTWIGNNSTWIGEHSWAANEPNNDVSTEFCVEIYVNTGENRGKWNDEKCANRKYPICYKAQCDETSCERGRCLETIENTTCLCEPGFEGDRCQTAGPGAWVVAPTTTESFTTEGRKRQKNATMAFDHEEHNVSVDDGGLDVTLTCHRPRRLS; the protein is encoded by the exons ATGTCACGGTCAGCAGTGAAGAGCTCAG gAAGCTCCTTGGTTTTGACTGCCACAAGCTGGACATATCATCACACCAGCAAGACGATGAACTGGACTTTGGCCCGACAGTGGTGCCAGACCAGTTTCACAGACATGGTGGTCATCCAAAACCAGGAAGAGAACGACTATCTGGTCTCCAAGCTGCCCATTAGAAATAGAAGTCCATACTATTGGATTGGAATCACTAAAAAGCACAAGAATGAAACGTGGACCTGGATTGGGAATAACAGCACGTGGATTGGGGAGCACTCCTGGGCAGCAAACGAGCCCAACAACGACGTCAGCACAGAGTTTTGTGTGGAGATCTACGTGAACACAGGCGAAAACCGGGGGAAATGGAACGATGAGAAATGTGCCAATCGAAAATACCCTATTTGTTATAAAG CACAATGCGATGAAACCTCATGCGAGAGAGGAAGATGCCTGGAGACCATTGAAAACACAACCTGTCTCTGTGAACCGGGCTTTGAGGGAGACAGGTGCCAAacag CCGGGCCCGGTGCCTGGGTGGTCGCCCCCACCACCACCGAATCCTTTACTACTGAAGGaaggaaaaggcagaaaaaTGCAACGATGGCCTTTGACCATGAGGAGCACAATGTGAGCGTTGATGATGGCGGCTTGGATGTGACGCTTACCTGCCACCGGCCCAGACGGCTGTCATAG